The proteins below come from a single Candidatus Rhabdochlamydia sp. T3358 genomic window:
- a CDS encoding DUF4116 domain-containing protein: protein MPLQKIHNLSFSTSKIEKTQKIDTSNLNQQASDFVLQAIQDNPNLKNNRSFMLSAIIANPSLISSLPPFLKNDLSFLKSLHKSISGIETTDKGIAKAQEANPNLKEDQLFMTMRLRSFGA from the coding sequence ATGCCCCTTCAAAAAATACATAACCTCTCTTTCTCTACTTCTAAAATAGAAAAAACTCAAAAAATAGACACAAGTAATTTAAATCAACAGGCTTCAGATTTTGTATTACAAGCCATACAGGATAACCCCAATCTAAAAAATAATCGCTCTTTTATGCTTAGTGCTATAATAGCCAATCCTTCTTTGATAAGCTCCCTTCCTCCTTTTTTAAAAAATGATTTAAGTTTTCTGAAAAGTCTTCACAAATCTATTTCGGGCATAGAAACTACCGATAAAGGTATTGCAAAAGCTCAGGAAGCTAATCCTAATCTAAAAGAAGATCAGCTTTTTATGACAATGCGTCTAAGGTCTTTTGGCGCTTGA
- a CDS encoding Rpn family recombination-promoting nuclease/putative transposase yields the protein MVIFKYLDPKNDIAFKKIFGTEKNKDILLHFLNDILGFSGDQSIVDIEFLSPILAPKIAVKKQSIVDVLCKDKLGVKYIIEMQVTKTRGFEKRAQYYASQVYGNQANIGDKYHELKEIIFIAIADCIIFPNKAHYKSDHVILDKATHEHDLKDFYFTFIELPKFTKSKEELSSIEEKWCYFFKHAHETTEEELQEIIGNDAIIQKAYTALDQHYWTENELATYEELKRIHMDNKAARAQEIYEAEVNVKNAKAKGKAEGKTEEKIQTVKRLLQDGLAIDLVSRYTDLSKEQIEDLRKHALQEPSVVNF from the coding sequence ATGGTAATTTTCAAATATTTAGATCCAAAAAACGATATAGCCTTTAAGAAAATATTCGGTACAGAAAAAAACAAAGACATTCTGCTTCATTTCTTAAATGATATCCTCGGATTTTCTGGAGATCAAAGCATTGTAGATATCGAGTTCTTATCTCCCATTCTCGCTCCTAAAATTGCTGTCAAAAAACAGAGCATTGTTGATGTTTTATGCAAAGACAAGCTGGGAGTAAAATACATCATTGAAATGCAAGTAACAAAAACCAGAGGCTTTGAAAAGCGCGCTCAATATTACGCATCTCAAGTGTATGGCAATCAAGCAAATATTGGAGATAAGTATCATGAGCTTAAGGAAATCATCTTCATAGCTATTGCTGATTGCATTATTTTTCCTAACAAAGCTCATTATAAATCAGACCACGTCATACTCGATAAAGCAACACATGAGCATGATTTGAAAGACTTCTACTTTACCTTTATCGAACTGCCTAAATTTACCAAAAGCAAAGAGGAACTATCCTCCATAGAAGAAAAGTGGTGTTACTTTTTCAAACACGCTCACGAAACCACTGAAGAAGAATTACAGGAGATTATAGGCAACGATGCCATTATCCAAAAAGCCTATACCGCGCTCGACCAGCATTATTGGACAGAGAATGAGCTTGCTACTTATGAAGAGTTAAAGCGTATTCATATGGATAATAAGGCTGCTAGGGCACAGGAAATTTATGAAGCTGAAGTCAATGTTAAAAATGCTAAAGCTAAAGGCAAGGCTGAGGGTAAAACCGAAGAAAAAATACAAACAGTAAAACGTCTGTTGCAGGATGGATTGGCCATTGATCTAGTTTCTCGATACACAGACTTGTCTAAAGAGCAAATAGAAGATTTAAGAAAACACGCCTTGCAAGAGCCTTCAGTAGTCAATTTCTAG
- a CDS encoding Fic family protein yields the protein MPIKFLPNYTITSSIVTNLMRIESAKEKISYLPLTPTVLSSLRETARLYTTHYSTMIEGNILSPDQIQIVLKHEGHFPGRERDEKEVKGYYAALEKVEQSAAAGHLVTEKMIQTLHALVMADGRIKVRSTPYRDSQNVIRDGRTKAIIYMPPEAKDVSSLMRGMVLWIREAQNIPCPIVAAIAHYQFATIHPYYDGNGRTARLLTTLILHLGGYDLKGLYSLEEYYARNLGAYYEAISIGVSHNYYKGRTEADITKWVEYFIEGMAVSFENVLKRMADVQGLPDQSNLMRKLDPRQRRALELFQEFETVTSRQIGELFGFKPRTSAQICATWVENGFLEMVDSSNRGRKYKLSKQYEGLK from the coding sequence ATGCCGATAAAATTTTTACCTAATTACACCATTACCTCTAGCATTGTGACTAACTTGATGCGTATCGAGTCTGCAAAGGAAAAGATCTCATATCTTCCTTTGACTCCAACCGTATTGAGCTCTTTACGAGAAACAGCGCGTCTTTATACAACACATTATTCTACTATGATTGAAGGGAATATTCTTTCCCCAGATCAAATCCAGATTGTTTTAAAACATGAAGGGCATTTTCCAGGGCGTGAGCGAGATGAAAAGGAAGTTAAAGGTTATTATGCAGCACTTGAAAAAGTGGAACAATCTGCAGCAGCAGGTCACCTTGTAACAGAAAAGATGATCCAAACACTCCACGCTCTTGTTATGGCAGATGGTAGAATAAAGGTTAGATCTACGCCATACCGAGACTCTCAAAATGTGATTCGCGATGGTAGAACAAAGGCTATTATCTACATGCCACCGGAAGCCAAGGATGTCTCTAGTTTAATGCGTGGTATGGTTCTTTGGATTCGGGAAGCACAAAATATTCCCTGCCCCATTGTTGCTGCTATTGCTCATTATCAGTTTGCTACTATTCATCCTTATTATGATGGCAACGGAAGGACAGCAAGACTGCTGACAACCTTAATTTTGCATTTAGGTGGCTATGATTTAAAAGGTCTTTATTCATTAGAAGAATACTATGCGCGCAATCTTGGAGCTTATTATGAAGCAATAAGTATTGGCGTGTCCCATAACTATTATAAGGGAAGAACTGAAGCGGATATCACTAAATGGGTAGAATATTTCATAGAGGGGATGGCTGTTTCATTTGAAAATGTCTTAAAACGTATGGCTGATGTACAAGGGTTGCCTGACCAAAGTAATCTTATGCGCAAACTAGATCCGCGGCAACGTAGAGCACTTGAGTTATTCCAGGAATTTGAAACAGTTACTAGTCGACAAATTGGTGAGTTATTTGGTTTTAAGCCACGAACTAGTGCCCAGATTTGTGCTACCTGGGTAGAAAATGGCTTTTTGGAAATGGTAGATAGCTCAAATAGAGGAAGGAAATACAAGCTTTCTAAACAATATGAAGGCTTAAAATGA